The Streptomyces europaeiscabiei genome window below encodes:
- a CDS encoding 3-hydroxyacyl-CoA dehydrogenase NAD-binding domain-containing protein, with amino-acid sequence MTQSTTIRWEQDRTGLVTLVIDDPNQSANTMNQAFRDSLAVITDRLEAEKDTVRGVIITSAKKTFFAGGDLRDLIKVTPETAQQLFDGGLEIKRNLRRIETLGKPVVAAINGAALGGGYELALACHHRIALDAPGSKIGCPEVTLGLLPGGGGIARTVRLLGIADALLKVLLQGTQYTPQRALQNGLVHEVAATQDELMDRARAFIDANPESRQPWDEPGYRIPGGTPAHPKFAANLPAFPATLRKQTNGAPYPAPRRILAAAVEGAQVDFETAQVIEARYFVELAAGQTSKNMIQAFFFDLQAVNSGANRPKGIEPRQVRKAAVLGAGMMGAGIAYSCARAGIEVVLKDVTPEAAAKGKHYSEKLCAKAVAKGRTTQEKADALLARITPTADPADLAGCDAVIEAVFENTELKHKVFQEIEGVVAPDALLCSNTSTLPITELAEGVVRRSDFIGLHFFSPVDKMPLVEIIKGEQTGDEALARAFDLVRQIKKTPIVVNDSRGFFTSRVIGHFINEGVAMVGEGIEPASIEQAAAQAGYPAKVLSLMDELTLTLPRKIRAESRRAVEEAGGTWTVHPAEAVIDRMVDEFARPGRSGGAGFYQYGPDGRRAKLWPGLREHFTKPGYRIPFEDMQERMLFSEALDTVRLLEEGVLTSVADANIGSVFGIGFPGWTGGVLQYINGYEGGLPGFVARARELAERYGDRFVPPALLVEKAEKGERFGDA; translated from the coding sequence ATGACACAGAGCACCACCATCCGCTGGGAACAGGACCGCACGGGCCTCGTCACCCTCGTCATCGACGACCCGAACCAGTCCGCGAACACCATGAACCAGGCGTTCCGCGACTCCCTCGCGGTGATCACCGACCGCCTGGAGGCCGAGAAGGACACCGTTCGCGGCGTCATCATCACCTCCGCCAAGAAGACCTTCTTCGCCGGCGGCGACCTCCGTGACCTCATCAAGGTCACCCCCGAGACCGCGCAGCAGCTGTTCGACGGCGGTCTGGAGATCAAGCGCAACCTGCGTCGCATCGAGACCCTGGGCAAGCCCGTCGTCGCGGCGATCAACGGCGCGGCCCTGGGCGGCGGTTACGAGCTGGCCCTCGCCTGCCACCACCGCATCGCCCTCGACGCCCCCGGCTCGAAGATCGGCTGCCCCGAGGTCACCCTCGGGCTGCTGCCCGGCGGCGGTGGCATCGCCCGCACCGTGCGGCTGCTGGGCATCGCCGACGCCCTGCTGAAGGTGCTGCTCCAGGGCACCCAGTACACCCCGCAGCGCGCCCTGCAGAACGGCCTCGTCCACGAAGTGGCCGCCACACAGGACGAGTTGATGGACAGGGCCCGCGCCTTCATCGACGCCAACCCCGAGTCGCGGCAGCCCTGGGACGAGCCCGGCTACCGCATCCCCGGTGGCACCCCCGCCCACCCGAAGTTCGCGGCGAACCTGCCCGCCTTCCCCGCCACCCTGCGCAAGCAGACCAACGGCGCGCCCTACCCGGCCCCGCGCAGGATTCTCGCCGCCGCCGTCGAGGGCGCCCAGGTCGACTTCGAGACCGCCCAGGTCATCGAGGCGCGCTACTTCGTGGAGCTGGCGGCGGGCCAGACCTCCAAGAACATGATCCAGGCCTTCTTCTTCGACCTCCAGGCCGTCAACTCCGGTGCGAACCGCCCCAAGGGCATCGAGCCCCGCCAGGTCCGCAAGGCCGCCGTCCTCGGCGCCGGGATGATGGGCGCGGGGATCGCGTACTCGTGTGCCCGCGCGGGCATCGAGGTCGTCCTGAAGGACGTGACGCCCGAAGCCGCCGCGAAGGGCAAGCACTACTCGGAGAAGCTCTGCGCCAAGGCGGTGGCCAAGGGCCGCACCACGCAGGAGAAGGCCGACGCGCTCCTCGCCCGCATCACCCCCACCGCCGACCCGGCCGACCTCGCGGGCTGCGACGCCGTCATCGAGGCCGTGTTCGAGAACACCGAGCTGAAGCACAAGGTCTTCCAGGAGATCGAGGGGGTCGTGGCCCCGGACGCGCTCCTCTGTTCCAACACCTCCACCCTCCCCATCACCGAGCTGGCCGAGGGCGTCGTCCGCCGCTCCGACTTCATCGGCCTGCACTTCTTCTCGCCCGTCGACAAGATGCCGCTCGTCGAGATCATCAAGGGCGAGCAGACGGGTGACGAGGCCCTGGCCCGCGCCTTCGACCTCGTCCGTCAGATCAAGAAGACCCCGATCGTCGTCAACGACTCACGCGGCTTCTTCACCTCCCGGGTCATCGGCCACTTCATCAACGAGGGTGTCGCGATGGTGGGGGAGGGCATCGAGCCCGCGTCGATCGAGCAGGCGGCGGCCCAGGCGGGCTACCCCGCCAAGGTCCTCTCCCTCATGGACGAGCTGACCCTCACCCTGCCCCGCAAGATCCGCGCCGAGTCCCGACGGGCCGTGGAGGAGGCGGGCGGCACCTGGACCGTCCACCCCGCGGAGGCCGTCATCGACCGCATGGTCGACGAGTTCGCCCGCCCGGGCCGCAGCGGCGGCGCCGGCTTCTACCAGTACGGCCCCGACGGCCGCCGCGCCAAGCTCTGGCCCGGCCTCCGCGAACACTTCACCAAGCCCGGGTACCGGATCCCCTTCGAGGACATGCAGGAACGCATGCTCTTCTCGGAGGCCCTGGACACCGTCCGCCTGTTGGAGGAAGGCGTCCTGACGTCCGTCGCCGACGCCAACATCGGTTCCGTCTTCGGTATCGGCTTCCCCGGCTGGACCGGTGGCGTCCTCCAGTACATCAACGGCTACGAGGGCGGCCTCCCGGGCTTCGTCGCCCGAGCCCGCGAACTGGCCGAGCGGTACGGCGACCGTTTCGTGCCGCCGGCCCTGCTGGTGGAGAAGGCGGAGAAGGGGGAGCGGTTCGGGGACGCGTGA
- a CDS encoding MerR family transcriptional regulator has translation MTTDTGENTGTGSGQDAGEIVLTVDELAARAGVTVRTVRFYGTRGLLPPPVIGPRRVGHYGPDHLARLALIEELQRQGMTLAAIERYLRQLPPDLTPRDLSLQRAVVASWAPDAVEAVTREELDRLAGRPLGEAEVERLVDIGVVERDGEGLRVDPGLLRLGLELLDVPLSEESILAARNVLIEHSRAAAHALSRLFRDAVAERDPQAVKSLSAHMQPLVVQALLTIFQRSLTGELKEWLDEP, from the coding sequence ATGACCACCGACACCGGAGAGAACACCGGCACCGGTTCCGGGCAGGACGCCGGAGAGATCGTTCTCACCGTCGACGAACTGGCCGCACGGGCGGGGGTCACGGTGCGTACGGTCCGCTTCTACGGCACCCGGGGGCTGCTGCCGCCGCCGGTGATCGGTCCCCGCCGGGTCGGTCACTACGGGCCGGATCACCTCGCGCGGCTCGCGCTGATCGAGGAACTGCAGCGGCAGGGCATGACCCTCGCCGCCATCGAACGGTATCTGCGACAACTGCCGCCGGACCTCACCCCGCGCGATCTCTCGCTGCAGCGCGCGGTGGTGGCGTCCTGGGCGCCGGACGCGGTGGAGGCGGTCACGCGGGAGGAGCTCGACCGGCTCGCGGGGCGGCCCCTCGGCGAGGCGGAGGTGGAGCGGCTCGTCGACATCGGCGTGGTCGAGCGGGACGGCGAAGGTCTTCGTGTGGATCCCGGGCTGCTGCGGCTCGGGCTGGAGCTGCTCGACGTACCCCTGTCCGAGGAGTCGATCCTCGCGGCGCGGAACGTTCTGATCGAGCACTCGCGCGCGGCGGCCCACGCGTTGTCGCGGCTCTTCCGCGACGCGGTGGCGGAACGCGATCCGCAGGCCGTGAAGTCGCTCTCGGCACATATGCAACCACTGGTCGTGCAGGCGCTGTTGACGATCTTTCAGCGGTCGTTGACGGGAGAACTGAAGGAGTGGCTGGACGAGCCCTGA
- a CDS encoding macro domain-containing protein: MSGITYVRGDATVPLGKGVKVIAHVCNDLGGWGKGFVLALSRRWPEPEAAYRAWHRDRANNDFGLGAAQFVQVGPYIRVANLIGQRGIRTGSKGVPVRYEAIDTALGLLADKVLELDASVHMPRIGCGLAGGKWSRVEPLIAGRLVRRGISVTVYDHGD, translated from the coding sequence ATGTCGGGGATCACATACGTCCGGGGGGACGCCACCGTGCCGCTGGGCAAGGGCGTCAAGGTCATCGCGCATGTCTGCAACGACCTGGGCGGCTGGGGCAAGGGTTTCGTCCTCGCCCTGTCCCGCCGCTGGCCGGAGCCGGAGGCCGCCTACCGCGCCTGGCACCGCGACCGCGCGAACAACGACTTCGGACTCGGTGCCGCCCAGTTCGTCCAGGTCGGCCCCTACATCCGGGTCGCCAACCTGATAGGCCAGCGCGGCATCCGCACCGGCAGCAAGGGAGTACCCGTCCGCTACGAGGCCATCGACACGGCACTCGGGCTGCTCGCCGACAAGGTCCTTGAGCTGGACGCCTCGGTGCACATGCCCCGCATCGGCTGCGGGTTGGCGGGCGGCAAGTGGTCCCGCGTGGAGCCCCTGATAGCCGGCCGGCTGGTCCGGCGCGGGATATCGGTCACGGTGTACGACCACGGGGACTGA
- a CDS encoding F0F1 ATP synthase subunit B family protein, with product MDLLPMDIGPLNPVVGELAVAAVLFALVFLFFVRLVPRIQRVLDEREAATKGTEAQAEALQEEARIKRAEVAAALADARHEAARIRQRAYEEGVALITEARADGSREYTTLLAEGHARLTAARASAEAELRLQVSELASNLAGRIIGEPIEAKTGPRP from the coding sequence ATGGATCTTCTCCCGATGGACATCGGCCCGTTGAACCCCGTCGTCGGGGAACTCGCCGTCGCGGCGGTGCTGTTCGCCCTGGTGTTCCTCTTCTTCGTCCGGCTCGTGCCCCGGATCCAACGCGTCCTGGACGAACGGGAGGCGGCGACCAAGGGAACCGAGGCGCAGGCCGAAGCCCTGCAGGAGGAGGCCCGGATCAAGCGGGCCGAGGTGGCGGCGGCCCTGGCCGACGCCCGCCACGAGGCCGCCCGCATCCGCCAGCGCGCCTACGAGGAGGGCGTCGCCCTGATCACCGAGGCCCGCGCCGATGGCAGCCGCGAGTACACCACCCTCCTCGCCGAGGGCCACGCCCGCCTCACCGCCGCCCGCGCCTCGGCCGAGGCCGAACTCCGCCTCCAGGTATCGGAGTTGGCCTCGAACCTGGCCGGCAGAATCATCGGAGAACCAATCGAGGCGAAGACCGGCCCACGCCCCTGA